Proteins from a genomic interval of Syngnathus typhle isolate RoL2023-S1 ecotype Sweden linkage group LG15, RoL_Styp_1.0, whole genome shotgun sequence:
- the LOC133168055 gene encoding thialysine N-epsilon-acetyltransferase-like isoform X1 has protein sequence MNFAIRPATKADCKDIWRLVKDLAIHENMLNHMMVTYEELERDAFSQNPWFESLVAEVPEENKSKEGFRTVGLAVYFYSYSTWKGRTVYLEDLYVMPEFRGLGIGNNFLSTLAKVAREKQCVQLELNVLGQNISSRSFYAAKGAEDITVRDDWHRIRFDAQSLNNLDFLENGRKGNLM, from the exons ATGAACTTTGCTATTCGACCTGCAACAAAAGCAGACTGTAAAGACATATGGCGACTGGTCAAG GATTTGGCAATTCATGAAAACATGCTCAACCATATGATGGTGACTTATGAAG AACTGGAGCGGGATGCTTTCAGTCAGAATCCCTGGTTTGAATCCCTTGTGGCAGAAGTACCAGAGGAAAATAAATCTAAAGAAG GATTTAGAACCGTTGGTCTTGCAGTTTACTTTTACTCATACAGTACATGGAAAGGACGCACAGTTTATTTGGAGGATTTGTACGTGATGCCAGAATTCAGAG gacTTGGCATTGGAAACAATTTTCTGAGCACACTTGCTAAG GTGGCGAGAGAAAAACAATGTGTGCAGTTGGAATTGAACGTGCTCGGCCAAAACATTAGTTCCCGATCCTTCTATGCTGCTAAAGGAGCTGAGGACATAACTGTCAGGGATGATTGGCACAGGATACGTTTTGATGCGCAAAGTCTGAACAATTTAGACTTTTTGGAAAATGGAAGAAAGGGCAATTTAATGTAA
- the LOC133168055 gene encoding thialysine N-epsilon-acetyltransferase-like isoform X2 has translation MATGQELERDAFSQNPWFESLVAEVPEENKSKEGFRTVGLAVYFYSYSTWKGRTVYLEDLYVMPEFRGLGIGNNFLSTLAKVAREKQCVQLELNVLGQNISSRSFYAAKGAEDITVRDDWHRIRFDAQSLNNLDFLENGRKGNLM, from the exons ATGGCGACTGGTCAAG AACTGGAGCGGGATGCTTTCAGTCAGAATCCCTGGTTTGAATCCCTTGTGGCAGAAGTACCAGAGGAAAATAAATCTAAAGAAG GATTTAGAACCGTTGGTCTTGCAGTTTACTTTTACTCATACAGTACATGGAAAGGACGCACAGTTTATTTGGAGGATTTGTACGTGATGCCAGAATTCAGAG gacTTGGCATTGGAAACAATTTTCTGAGCACACTTGCTAAG GTGGCGAGAGAAAAACAATGTGTGCAGTTGGAATTGAACGTGCTCGGCCAAAACATTAGTTCCCGATCCTTCTATGCTGCTAAAGGAGCTGAGGACATAACTGTCAGGGATGATTGGCACAGGATACGTTTTGATGCGCAAAGTCTGAACAATTTAGACTTTTTGGAAAATGGAAGAAAGGGCAATTTAATGTAA